Proteins from a genomic interval of Danio rerio strain Tuebingen ecotype United States chromosome 4, GRCz12tu, whole genome shotgun sequence:
- the LOC108183721 gene encoding PWWP domain-containing DNA repair factor 3A-like, whose translation MVPVHIENEQSQSIICDYIRGILNKTKTQLTFNDEVEFICGCLLPEAITHGISELQGLSWQEVEDVFLQGPIYHASEVEEFNRRIAREMKNLPNKNLDDL comes from the exons ATGG TGCCTGTCCACATTGAGAATGAGCAGTCCCAGTCAATCATTTGTGACTACATCAGAGGAATTCttaataaaaccaaaacacaGCTGACCTTCAATGATGAGGTGGAGTTCATTTGTGGATGTCTCCTCCCAGAG GCCATAACTCATGGCATTTCCGAGTTACAAGGCTTGTCTTGGCAGGAGGTTGAAGATGTCTTCCTCCAGGGCCCTATTTATCACGCAag tgaagTTGAGGAATTTAACAGAAGAATTGCTCGAGAAATGAAAAATCTCCCCAAcaagaat ctcgatgacttgtag
- the LOC137490954 gene encoding HMG domain-containing protein 3-like — protein MMDITSSSHLDSECIDPQNGVYMVHKCFYGAATPLHVQIKIWGEPHRVSCELNECQTNMELAWRSGLLSYKCVHLRSVSYCKTFLTSPSLTEESLKEMVKSKWFGQDKIKQCVNRQKLAQEENAPLSVESKIGVPPTKRFISVCEPNISYYSRLGRVMVSYDTKKNSWHCPCAKTQRSCTHKYIAKWHLFQIHPELFRKVRSTESAEEFQAAAMEESDESENYPPKDIAKVKSMVEYILMNKKLPSTIPSHLRLSSDYKEFPKHLIPDETMCYHCSDRTLLSDPVCITRKAKILTTTGIVQDISTYYKLCPFCGMVYRYQEWAYGLHNFNDHVLLELSLCLTIRNLLQVHTAVSRVVEYLEVTTGVQFPSAVTLLHGYLHFEALTDYEYEYSCVSSGDHPPVVIMDLHMKASFHLSVSDLSQPPQDFNGEVDLDMFWKALTEERIARGFFSSQKNNPFCVTPSYNFWAPWIGSKTRIANVVLNTEFEKVHKAKTAERTEITVSEDRLKDELSKQKVGVIRRLCQECGLDAKGSRTDLLLRLSEEMRSREAYDKIFEKIWAASGAWAVIMCPCGIVYSIKCNLRAESPRDFADMLLSWKHLANVVIYDFARGLSTHTNLRQPITFTPFEGRLLEPTTENIAKAKSGKLQVTLPWLTAKKQSPDADGHPITGSAEHYVLYDRFHEDNTKDPRDSLRKLRLVPQLAGKVNSQAAEQLFSKLKKNNYFMNMALPSTHVFLMRNIIHHYNVRKKRETST, from the exons ATGATGGACATCACTTCCTCATCTCATCTTGACAGTGAGTGCATAGACCCTCAGAATGGAGTCTATATGGTCCACAAATGTTTTTATGGAGCTGCTACTCCACTccatgtgcaaataaaaatatggGGGGAACCACATCGTGTTTCATGTGAATTAAATGAGTGCCAGACTAATATGGAGTTGGCTTGGAGAAGTGGACTGCTGTCATACAAATGTGTTCACCTCCGGTCAGTTTCATactgcaaaacatttttaacCTCACCTTCACTCACAGAAGAAAGTTTAAAAGAAATGGTTAAAAGCAAGTGGTTTGGGCAGGACAAAATAAAACAGTGTGTAAATCGTCAAAAACTAGCCCAAGAAGAAAATGCACCACTGTCAGTTGAATCCAAGATTGGAGTCCCACCAACAAAAAGGTTCATATCGGTCTGCGAgcctaatatatcatattatagtaGACTGGGCAGAGTCATGGTATCATATGACACCAAGAAGAATTCATGGCACTGTCCCTGTGCAAAAACCCAGAGATCATGTACCCATAAATACATAGCAAAATGGCACCTCTTTCAAATTCACCCTGAACTCTTCCGAAAAGTTCGGAGCACTGAAAGCGCTGAAGAATTTCAGGCAGCAGCGATGGAGGAAAGTGATGAAAGTGAGAATTACCCTCCAAAGGACATTGCTAAAGTAAAGAGCATGGTAGAATACATCTTAATGAATAAAAAGCTACCATCTACTATTCCCAGTCATTTGAGGCTTTCTTCAGACTATAAGGAATTTCCAAAACACCTAATCCCTGATGAGACAATGTGCTACCACTGCTCAGACCGCACATTGCTCAGTGATCCTGTCTGCATTACACGTAAAGCGAAAATTCTTACAACTACAGGAATTGTCCAAG ATATTTCAACCTACTACAAATTATGTCCTTTCTGTGGAATGGTGTACCGTTACCAAGAGTGGGCTTATGGTTTGCATAACTTCAATGACCATGTCCTCCTTGAACTCTCTCTCTGCCTCACCATAAGAAACCTGTTGCAG GTGCATACAGCAGTGAGCAGAGTAGTGGAGTACTTGGAGGTAACTACAGGTGTACAGTTCCCCTCAGCAGTTACTCTTCTCCACGGCTATCTGCATTTTGAGGCCCTAACTGACTATGAATACGAGTATTCATGTGTATCTAGTGGTGACCATCCACCTGTGGTCATAATGGACCTCCACATGAAGGCATCCTTTCATCTCTCTG tgaGTGATCTTTCACAGCCTCCACAAGATTTTAATGGAGAGGTGGATTTAGATATGTTTTGGAAGGCACTGACAGAAGAACGAATTGCTCGAGGATTTTTTTCAA GTCAAAAAAACAATCCATTTTGTGTTACACCTAGTTACAACTTTTGGGCACCCTGGATCGGGAGTAAGACTCGCATAGCGAATGTTGTTCTCAACACTGAATTTGAGAAAGTGCACAAAGCAAAAACTGCAGAACGAACAGAAATAACTGTCTCTGAAGATCGCTTAAAGGACGAACTTTCAAAACagaaa GTGGGAGTGATAAGAAGACTGTGTCAAGAGTGTGGTTTAGATGCCAAAGGCTCTCGCACAGATCTACTCCTGCGACTTTCGGAGGAGATGAGGTCAAGGGAGGCCTATGACAAGATTTTTGAAAAGATCTGGGCTGCTTCAG GAGCTTGGGCGGTCATCATGTGTCCTTGTGGCatagtttacagtataaaatgtaaTCTGCGAGCAGAAAGTCCACGGGATTTTGCAGATATGCTTCTGTCTTGGAAGCATCTGGCTAATGTTGTTATTTATGACTTTGCCCGTGGACTGTCCACCCACACAAATTTGAGGCAACCCATAACTTTCACACCTTTCGAGGGAAGGTTACTCGAACCAACCACTGAAAATATTGCAAAAGCAAAATCAGGAAAATTACAGGTAACTCTGCCATGGCTCACTGCAAAAAAGCAAAGTCCAGATGCGGATGGTCATCCAATAACTGGTTCTGCAGAACACTATGTTCTGTATGACCGCTTTCACGAAGACAACACAAAAGATCCTCGTGATTCACTGAGGAAGCTTCGTCTTGTGCCTCAACTAGCTGGCAAAGTTAACAGTCAGGCTGCAGAACAGCTTTTTTcaaagctaaagaaaaataacTACTTTATGAACATGGCATTGCCATCCACACATGTTTTCCTCATGCGAAACATCATCCACCATTACAATGTCAGAAAAAAACGAGAAACGTCTACATGA